One region of Hymenobacter sediminicola genomic DNA includes:
- a CDS encoding cell division protein FtsQ/DivIB, producing the protein MELKRKVNNVLFATGCLVLLGGLAVFAGVKQANRPVGQVIVTIGNEFNNYFISEREVTNLLTRNGEQRLEGTTPQELNLPALEARLKAHSFVKDAQIYRDLAGNLHADVRQNRPIARLVHADTRQDFYLDADGHKLPLSSLFTARVVPVSRPGGQPLAAAFFQDSTGLRYLELLRYIDEHSFWRAQVAEVFIGANGKVSFTQQIGDQQVEFGFPENISEKFAKLMVFYRQIPPALGWDTYHRVNVEFKDQIICE; encoded by the coding sequence ATGGAACTCAAGCGTAAGGTAAATAATGTGCTGTTTGCCACCGGCTGCCTCGTGCTGCTGGGCGGGCTGGCCGTGTTTGCCGGCGTGAAACAGGCTAATCGGCCCGTTGGGCAGGTTATTGTCACCATCGGCAATGAGTTCAACAACTACTTCATCAGCGAGCGAGAGGTAACGAACCTGCTCACCCGCAACGGCGAGCAACGCCTGGAAGGTACCACACCCCAAGAACTCAACCTGCCAGCTCTGGAAGCCCGCCTGAAAGCGCACAGCTTTGTAAAGGACGCACAGATCTACCGCGACCTGGCCGGCAATCTGCATGCCGACGTGCGCCAGAATCGCCCCATCGCACGCCTCGTGCACGCCGACACCCGCCAGGACTTCTACCTTGATGCGGATGGACACAAACTGCCGCTGTCTTCCCTGTTCACGGCGCGGGTTGTGCCGGTGTCGCGGCCCGGTGGGCAACCACTAGCCGCTGCTTTTTTTCAGGATTCCACCGGTCTGCGGTATCTGGAACTACTGCGCTACATCGACGAGCATTCCTTTTGGCGTGCTCAGGTAGCGGAGGTCTTTATAGGAGCCAACGGCAAGGTTTCGTTCACGCAGCAAATAGGAGATCAGCAGGTAGAATTTGGCTTTCCTGAGAATATTTCGGAGAAATTTGCGAAACTGATGGTATTTTACCGTCAAATACCTCCGGCCTTGGGCTGGGATACGTACCACCGCGTCAACGTTGAGTTTAAAGACCAGATAATTTGTGAGTGA
- the murC gene encoding UDP-N-acetylmuramate--L-alanine ligase, whose translation MSALARWFQANGHQVSGYDKTRTPLTDALVAEGIVVHFDDAVESIPAAVRHNRAQTLVVLTPAIPKNHLEWAWLRENDYDIRKRSQVLGVLTAGHRTIAVAGTHGKTTTSSMVAHLLHYAGVPCAAFLGGLSVNLGSNLLLPPAGEANVPIVVEADEYDRSFLTLHPEIAIVTSTDADHLDIYGDKDALVESFRQFVGQIQPGGTLILNHTADDSVATAVPAGVRVIRYGLSPEQGPELYADNITAQGHEFRFDLHGPQGTVAALTLAVPGYHNVENMLAAACVAQLEGVSAEKLQTAVAAYRGVKRRFEFILTAEAEDGQKVYVDDYAHHPREIEAFLRSLRALYPGRRLRVVFQPHLFTRTRDFAPGFAESLSLADEVVLMDIYPARELPLPGVTSELILSQITAPRKSVQSREEILANAETQSDFDVLATVGAGDIDQLVPRLKNILHLRWNGTQA comes from the coding sequence ATGTCGGCGCTGGCGCGCTGGTTTCAAGCCAATGGCCACCAGGTTTCGGGCTACGACAAAACCCGCACGCCCCTAACCGACGCGCTGGTTGCGGAAGGTATTGTGGTGCATTTTGACGATGCCGTAGAAAGCATTCCGGCCGCAGTGCGCCACAACCGCGCCCAGACGCTGGTAGTCCTGACGCCCGCCATTCCCAAAAACCATCTGGAGTGGGCCTGGCTGCGCGAAAACGACTACGATATCCGCAAGCGCAGCCAGGTGCTGGGTGTACTCACGGCCGGGCACCGCACTATTGCCGTGGCCGGCACGCACGGCAAAACCACTACCAGCAGCATGGTAGCGCACCTGCTGCACTATGCCGGCGTGCCCTGCGCGGCTTTCCTGGGCGGCCTCTCCGTAAATCTGGGCTCCAACCTGCTTTTGCCACCGGCCGGCGAAGCCAACGTGCCCATTGTGGTGGAGGCCGATGAGTACGACCGGAGCTTTCTGACCCTGCACCCCGAAATTGCCATCGTCACGAGCACCGACGCTGACCACCTCGACATCTACGGCGACAAAGACGCGCTGGTAGAGTCGTTCCGGCAGTTTGTAGGCCAGATTCAGCCTGGCGGTACGCTCATCCTCAACCACACCGCTGATGACAGCGTGGCAACGGCGGTACCGGCCGGCGTACGGGTTATCCGTTACGGTCTTTCGCCCGAACAAGGGCCTGAGTTGTACGCCGACAACATCACCGCCCAGGGCCACGAATTCCGGTTCGACCTGCACGGGCCACAGGGAACGGTAGCAGCACTCACGCTGGCAGTTCCCGGCTACCACAACGTGGAAAACATGCTGGCCGCCGCCTGTGTGGCTCAGTTGGAGGGAGTCAGCGCGGAAAAGTTACAAACAGCTGTAGCTGCTTACCGAGGCGTAAAGCGCCGCTTTGAATTCATTCTGACTGCCGAAGCAGAGGACGGGCAGAAAGTTTATGTAGATGATTATGCCCATCATCCACGCGAAATCGAGGCCTTTCTTCGTTCCCTGCGAGCCCTGTATCCGGGCCGCAGGCTGCGGGTGGTTTTCCAGCCGCATCTGTTCACCCGCACCCGCGACTTTGCACCCGGATTTGCTGAGAGTCTGAGCCTTGCCGATGAAGTGGTGCTAATGGACATCTATCCAGCACGCGAACTGCCACTACCCGGTGTGACGTCCGAATTGATTTTGTCCCAAATAACTGCTCCCCGTAAATCAGTGCAAAGCCGGGAGGAAATTCTCGCTAATGCCGAAACCCAATCGGATTTCGACGTATTAGCCACTGTCGGCGCCGGCGATATTGACCAGTTGGTTCCGCGTTTAAAGAATATTTTACATCTTCGGTGGAATGGAACTCAAGCGTAA
- the murG gene encoding undecaprenyldiphospho-muramoylpentapeptide beta-N-acetylglucosaminyltransferase, which translates to MRVIISGGGTGGHIFPAVAIANELRRRLPDAEILFVGANGRMEMTRVPEAGYQIVGLDISGLQRRLTPQNLLFPIRVMRAVRKAGKLIEGFRPDAVVGVGGYASAPVLLAATSRGIPSLIQEQNSYAGLVNKLLARRVDKICVAYEGMGKFFPTEKLVLTGNPVRTEIATGDRAAALAFFGLDATRPVLLVIGGSLGARTLNQATAAALPRLQAAGVQLLWQTGKLYYPTAQEQAAPFAAANLHALEFVQRMDLAYAAADVVISRAGALSVSELCLTGKPSILVPSPNVAEDHQTKNAMALVKHDAALLVKDTEAATRLYDEALALLQNPARQQQLSANVRKLAHPEATATIVNELLTLIGKAP; encoded by the coding sequence ATGCGTGTAATCATCAGCGGAGGCGGTACGGGCGGGCACATCTTCCCGGCGGTGGCAATTGCCAACGAACTGCGCCGCCGCCTGCCCGATGCCGAAATCCTGTTTGTGGGCGCCAACGGCCGCATGGAGATGACACGCGTGCCCGAAGCCGGCTATCAAATCGTGGGCCTCGACATCAGCGGGCTGCAACGCCGCCTTACCCCACAGAATCTGTTATTTCCGATTCGGGTGATGCGGGCGGTGCGCAAAGCCGGCAAGCTCATTGAGGGCTTCCGGCCCGATGCGGTGGTGGGTGTGGGCGGCTATGCCTCGGCGCCGGTGCTGCTGGCTGCCACGTCGCGGGGTATTCCGTCACTCATTCAGGAGCAGAATTCCTATGCAGGCCTTGTAAATAAGCTACTAGCTCGCCGCGTAGATAAAATCTGCGTGGCCTACGAAGGCATGGGCAAGTTTTTCCCGACGGAAAAGCTGGTGCTGACCGGCAACCCCGTGCGCACTGAAATAGCAACCGGCGACCGGGCCGCGGCACTGGCCTTTTTCGGCCTTGATGCCACGCGGCCGGTGCTACTCGTTATTGGCGGTAGCTTGGGCGCCCGCACACTCAACCAAGCCACGGCCGCCGCGCTGCCGCGCCTGCAGGCAGCCGGAGTGCAGCTACTCTGGCAAACCGGCAAACTCTACTACCCCACGGCGCAGGAGCAAGCCGCTCCTTTCGCGGCCGCTAACCTGCACGCGCTGGAATTTGTGCAGCGCATGGACCTAGCCTACGCCGCCGCCGATGTGGTGATTAGCCGCGCCGGAGCTTTGTCGGTGTCGGAGCTGTGCCTCACGGGCAAGCCCAGCATTCTGGTGCCCTCGCCCAACGTGGCCGAAGACCACCAAACCAAAAACGCCATGGCCTTGGTGAAACACGATGCCGCGCTGCTGGTGAAGGACACAGAGGCCGCCACGCGCCTCTACGATGAGGCGTTGGCGCTGCTCCAGAACCCGGCCCGGCAGCAGCAGCTCAGCGCCAATGTGCGCAAGCTAGCTCATCCGGAGGCCACGGCCACCATCGTAAATGAGCTGCTGACTCTCATCGGAAAAGCTCCTTGA
- a CDS encoding FtsW/RodA/SpoVE family cell cycle protein: MDIIKNWLRQNLKGDPVLWGIVILFSLISMAVVYSATGTLAYKNELRGRSGTTEMILFKHTSLIFVGLALMWLAHRIDYRYYSRLSLYALLLSVPLLLFTFFMGGTTLNDASRWLTIPVINQTFQPSDLAKLALISHLASMLSRRQQHVNDFKATLLPVMLWVGLICGIIIMSNASTALLLFATCLLLMFIGRVPLKQMAVMVAIGIVVGGVGLASGQRYKTVLSRIESFTDKSKPVPFQLEHSYIAIATGGITGKGPGNSTERNILPHPYSDFIYAVIIEEYGMVGGVTVLFLYLAFLYRGLLTVVNSHGAFGGLLAAGLTFSLVLQAMVNMGVAVGLGPITGLPLPLLSMGGTSLIFTGISVGIILAVSRGEREIRPMVGEPADTARIPKKTAYA, translated from the coding sequence ATGGACATCATTAAAAACTGGCTACGGCAGAACCTGAAGGGTGACCCGGTACTCTGGGGCATCGTGATTCTGTTTTCGCTCATCAGCATGGCCGTGGTGTACTCGGCTACGGGCACACTCGCCTACAAAAACGAGCTGCGCGGCCGGTCCGGCACCACCGAAATGATTCTGTTCAAGCACACCAGCCTCATTTTTGTGGGGCTGGCGCTGATGTGGCTGGCCCACCGCATCGACTACCGCTACTACTCGCGCCTCTCGCTGTACGCGCTGCTGCTGTCAGTGCCGCTGCTGCTGTTCACGTTTTTCATGGGCGGAACTACCCTCAACGATGCTTCGCGCTGGCTCACCATTCCGGTCATCAACCAAACCTTTCAGCCCTCCGACTTAGCCAAGCTGGCCCTGATTTCGCATCTGGCTTCCATGCTCAGTCGCCGCCAGCAGCACGTCAATGACTTCAAAGCCACGCTGTTGCCAGTGATGCTGTGGGTAGGGTTGATTTGTGGTATCATCATCATGAGTAATGCCTCCACGGCGCTACTGCTGTTTGCTACCTGCTTGCTACTCATGTTCATCGGGCGCGTGCCGCTCAAGCAGATGGCCGTGATGGTTGCTATTGGGATAGTAGTTGGGGGCGTGGGTCTGGCCTCCGGTCAGCGCTACAAAACGGTGCTTTCGCGCATCGAAAGCTTCACTGATAAAAGCAAACCGGTGCCGTTCCAGCTGGAACACTCCTATATAGCAATTGCCACGGGCGGTATCACGGGTAAAGGACCCGGCAACAGCACCGAGCGTAATATTCTGCCGCACCCATACTCCGACTTCATCTACGCCGTCATTATCGAAGAATACGGTATGGTGGGCGGCGTGACGGTGCTGTTCCTCTATCTGGCTTTCCTGTATCGAGGACTGCTAACGGTAGTAAACAGCCACGGAGCCTTCGGGGGGCTGCTGGCGGCCGGCCTTACCTTCAGTCTGGTACTGCAGGCCATGGTGAATATGGGTGTGGCCGTAGGGCTAGGCCCAATTACGGGTCTGCCGCTGCCGCTGCTGAGTATGGGTGGTACCTCGCTCATCTTCACCGGTATCAGTGTGGGCATTATTCTGGCGGTGAGTCGGGGTGAGCGGGAAATAAGACCCATGGTGGGCGAACCGGCTGATACCGCCCGGATTCCCAAGAAAACGGCCTACGCGTAA
- the murD gene encoding UDP-N-acetylmuramoyl-L-alanine--D-glutamate ligase, whose translation MHYVILGAAESGVGAALLAQAKGHTVFVSDQSPIQPVYKEKLTQAGIRFEEGTHTVAEVLRADEVVKSPGIPEKAPIIQALREQDIPIISEIELAGRYTKAKCICITGTNGKTTATLLTYHLLKEAGYSVGLAGNVGYSLAEQVIEDKFEYYVVELSSFQLDDTYEFQPWISVLLNITPDHLDRYGYSLQLYALAKLRIMRNQDSSGWFIYNADDENIQRYFQAALRPVNQLPFSLHHRPDYHLAAYYTQEDHLCSNLNPGLSLDGEEISISASPLIGQHNRQNMLAAVLCARVAGLSTEQIEASLGTFRNADHRLQPVGSINGARFINDSKATNVEAAWYALDGIRQPIIWIAGGTDKGNDYSTLVPLAKSRVKALICLGVDNEKLKASFGGVVPLLEETQSVETAVRRAAELAENGDVVLLSPACASFDLFRNYEDRGRQFAQAVARFADDETNEKSGE comes from the coding sequence ATGCACTACGTCATCCTCGGAGCCGCAGAAAGTGGGGTAGGGGCCGCGCTACTGGCGCAGGCTAAAGGCCATACGGTGTTCGTATCGGACCAAAGCCCCATTCAGCCTGTTTACAAGGAAAAGCTGACGCAGGCGGGTATTCGGTTTGAGGAAGGCACGCATACCGTAGCCGAAGTGCTGCGCGCCGACGAAGTAGTGAAAAGTCCCGGTATTCCGGAAAAAGCGCCCATAATCCAGGCACTGCGCGAACAGGACATTCCCATCATTTCGGAAATTGAGCTGGCGGGCCGCTACACCAAAGCCAAGTGCATCTGCATCACGGGCACTAACGGCAAAACAACCGCCACGCTGCTTACCTACCACCTGCTGAAAGAAGCAGGCTATAGCGTAGGCCTTGCTGGCAACGTGGGGTACTCGCTGGCCGAGCAGGTGATTGAGGACAAATTTGAGTACTACGTGGTGGAGCTGAGCAGCTTTCAGCTGGATGACACTTACGAGTTTCAGCCCTGGATTTCGGTGCTGCTCAATATCACGCCCGACCACCTGGACCGCTATGGCTATTCGCTGCAACTCTATGCCTTGGCCAAGCTGCGTATCATGCGCAATCAGGACAGTTCCGGCTGGTTCATCTACAACGCCGACGACGAGAATATTCAGCGCTACTTTCAGGCGGCACTGCGGCCCGTCAATCAGCTGCCTTTCAGCCTGCACCACCGCCCCGACTACCACTTAGCGGCTTACTACACGCAGGAAGACCATTTGTGTTCTAATCTGAATCCGGGGTTAAGCCTGGACGGAGAAGAAATAAGCATCAGCGCCTCGCCACTTATTGGGCAGCACAACCGCCAGAACATGCTAGCCGCCGTACTCTGCGCGCGGGTAGCTGGCCTGAGTACCGAGCAGATTGAAGCCTCGCTGGGCACCTTCCGCAACGCCGACCACCGCCTGCAACCGGTGGGGAGCATCAACGGCGCGCGTTTCATCAACGACTCTAAGGCGACTAACGTGGAGGCCGCGTGGTACGCGTTGGATGGCATCCGGCAGCCCATCATATGGATTGCGGGCGGCACCGACAAAGGCAATGACTACTCCACGCTGGTGCCACTGGCCAAATCCCGCGTGAAGGCGCTTATCTGCCTAGGAGTGGACAATGAAAAGCTGAAAGCCAGTTTTGGCGGCGTAGTACCGTTGTTGGAGGAAACGCAAAGCGTGGAAACCGCCGTTCGGCGCGCCGCCGAACTGGCCGAAAACGGTGACGTGGTGTTGCTCTCGCCCGCCTGCGCCAGCTTCGACCTGTTCAGGAACTATGAAGACCGCGGCCGGCAGTTTGCCCAGGCGGTGGCCCGATTTGCCGACGACGAAACCAACGAGAAATCCGGCGAATAA
- the mraY gene encoding phospho-N-acetylmuramoyl-pentapeptide-transferase — protein sequence MLYYLFNYLYKVHHVPGTGVMQYSSFRAALAIVTSLIIAQFFGAPLIRILQRQQIGETIRDLGLQGQMEKKGTPTMGGLIILLAILVPVLLFAKLDNIYIVLMILSTVWLGLIGFVDDYIKVVKKDKEGLAGRFKIMGQVGLGLTVGWVLFFSNDVTVRQYLLANGQSSAVDASTIYQDVKLMITTIPFAKNNELNYGDLFATAGDFFNEYYAFFYIPIVILIITAVSNGANITDGLDGLAAGTSAIIGTTLAIFAFVSGNALLADYLDIMFIPNSGELVIFCAAFVGACVGFLWYNSYPAQVFMGDTGSLAIGGIIAVLAIIVRKELLIPVLCGIFLIENLSVMVQVSYFKYTRRKYGEGRRLLRMSPLHHHYQKLGYHESKIVSRFWIVGIMLAVLTLVTLKLR from the coding sequence ATGCTGTACTATCTCTTCAATTACTTGTATAAAGTGCACCACGTGCCCGGCACGGGCGTGATGCAGTACAGCTCGTTCCGTGCGGCCCTGGCCATTGTCACCTCGCTTATTATCGCGCAGTTTTTTGGCGCACCCCTGATCCGGATTCTGCAGCGCCAGCAAATCGGCGAAACCATCCGGGACCTGGGTTTGCAGGGCCAGATGGAGAAGAAAGGAACACCTACTATGGGTGGCCTCATTATCCTGCTGGCCATTCTGGTGCCGGTACTACTCTTTGCCAAGCTCGACAATATCTACATAGTACTCATGATTCTGAGCACCGTGTGGCTGGGCCTGATTGGCTTCGTCGACGACTATATCAAGGTAGTAAAGAAGGACAAGGAAGGCTTGGCCGGCCGCTTCAAGATTATGGGCCAGGTGGGCCTGGGCCTCACGGTGGGTTGGGTGCTGTTCTTCTCCAACGACGTGACCGTGCGCCAGTATCTGCTGGCTAATGGGCAGTCGTCGGCGGTGGATGCCAGCACCATCTACCAAGATGTGAAGCTGATGATTACGACCATTCCCTTCGCCAAAAACAACGAGCTGAACTACGGCGACCTGTTTGCCACGGCCGGCGACTTTTTCAACGAGTACTACGCCTTCTTCTACATTCCCATCGTGATTCTTATCATCACGGCGGTGAGCAACGGTGCCAACATTACCGACGGCCTCGACGGCTTGGCAGCGGGCACTTCGGCCATCATCGGTACCACGCTGGCCATTTTTGCTTTCGTGAGCGGCAATGCCTTGCTGGCTGACTACCTGGATATTATGTTCATTCCGAACTCCGGGGAACTGGTCATTTTCTGTGCTGCCTTCGTGGGGGCGTGCGTGGGCTTTCTGTGGTACAATAGCTACCCGGCGCAGGTGTTCATGGGCGACACTGGCTCGTTGGCCATCGGTGGCATTATTGCGGTGCTGGCCATCATCGTGCGCAAAGAGCTGTTGATTCCGGTGCTCTGCGGGATTTTCCTGATCGAAAACCTGTCGGTGATGGTGCAGGTGAGCTACTTCAAATACACCCGTCGCAAATACGGCGAAGGCCGCCGCCTGCTGCGCATGTCGCCGCTCCACCACCACTACCAGAAGCTCGGCTATCACGAGTCCAAAATCGTGTCGCGCTTCTGGATTGTGGGCATTATGCTGGCCGTCCTGACCTTGGTTACTCTGAAACTTCGCTAA
- a CDS encoding UDP-N-acetylmuramoyl-L-alanyl-D-glutamate--2,6-diaminopimelate ligase yields the protein MPDSTEITPPLFSLLADVSVTAQHGPADVPVHALTLDSRQAALGFVFFALRGAATDGHQFIAKAVEQGAAVIVCEDLPAALNPATAYVQVPDSAEAMAHMAAAFYGHPSRSLQLIGVTGTNGKTTCATLLHKLLRELGYHTGLLSTVQNQIDEQVIPATHTTPDSIRLNELLARMVEAGCTHACMEVSSHAVVQHRTTALRFAGGIFTNLTHDHLDYHGTFDNYLKAKKGFFDQLPKTAFALSNADDKRGMVMLQNTAARRETYSLRSAATFRAKLIENAVHGLHLEVDGHDTQFRLIGVFNAYNLLAVYGAAVLLGEEPLEVLTVLSGLLSAPGRFEPVVSEKTRVTGIVDYAHTPDALENVLQTIADIRQPSQQVITVVGCGGNRDGAKRPIMAGLACQGSDRVVLTSDNPRFEDPNDILQQMQAGVKVQDLAKVLTIPDRREAIKTAVALAGPGDIVLVAGKGHETYQEIKGVKTDFDDKKVLTDMFDLLGK from the coding sequence TTGCCTGATTCCACTGAAATAACGCCTCCGCTTTTTTCTCTGCTTGCCGATGTGAGCGTAACGGCGCAGCATGGCCCCGCCGATGTGCCCGTACATGCCCTCACCCTCGACTCGCGGCAGGCCGCGCTTGGCTTCGTGTTCTTCGCGCTACGCGGCGCCGCCACCGACGGCCACCAGTTCATTGCAAAAGCCGTGGAGCAGGGTGCCGCCGTTATTGTGTGTGAAGACCTGCCCGCCGCCCTCAATCCGGCCACGGCCTACGTGCAGGTACCCGATTCGGCGGAGGCTATGGCCCATATGGCAGCGGCGTTCTACGGGCATCCGTCGCGGAGTCTGCAGCTGATTGGCGTGACGGGCACCAACGGCAAAACCACCTGCGCTACGCTGCTGCACAAGCTGCTGCGCGAGCTGGGCTACCATACCGGCCTGCTCAGCACGGTGCAAAACCAGATTGACGAGCAGGTAATTCCGGCCACGCATACCACGCCCGACTCCATCCGGCTGAACGAGTTGCTGGCCCGCATGGTGGAAGCCGGCTGCACACATGCCTGCATGGAGGTGAGCAGCCACGCCGTCGTGCAGCACCGCACCACCGCGCTGCGGTTCGCGGGTGGCATCTTCACCAATCTCACCCACGACCACCTCGACTACCACGGCACGTTCGATAACTACCTGAAAGCCAAGAAAGGCTTCTTCGACCAGCTACCGAAAACGGCTTTTGCCCTCTCCAACGCTGATGACAAGCGCGGCATGGTGATGCTGCAGAATACGGCCGCCCGCCGCGAAACGTACTCGCTCCGCAGTGCTGCCACATTCCGGGCCAAGTTGATTGAAAATGCCGTGCATGGCCTGCACCTGGAAGTAGACGGCCACGACACCCAGTTCCGACTCATCGGGGTGTTCAATGCCTACAATCTGCTGGCTGTGTATGGCGCGGCGGTATTACTGGGCGAGGAGCCGCTGGAAGTGCTAACGGTGCTGTCGGGGCTGCTGTCGGCGCCGGGGCGGTTTGAGCCGGTGGTATCGGAGAAAACCCGCGTGACGGGCATCGTGGACTACGCACACACCCCCGACGCGCTGGAAAACGTGCTGCAAACCATTGCTGATATCCGCCAGCCCAGCCAGCAGGTAATTACGGTGGTGGGCTGTGGCGGCAACCGCGACGGGGCCAAACGCCCCATTATGGCCGGCCTCGCCTGCCAAGGCTCCGATCGGGTCGTGCTGACTTCTGACAATCCGCGCTTCGAAGACCCCAACGATATTCTGCAGCAGATGCAGGCCGGCGTGAAGGTGCAGGACTTGGCCAAAGTCCTGACCATTCCGGACCGGCGCGAAGCCATCAAAACCGCCGTGGCCCTAGCCGGCCCCGGCGACATTGTGCTGGTGGCGGGCAAAGGCCATGAAACCTACCAAGAAATAAAAGGCGTGAAAACCGACTTTGACGATAAGAAAGTGCTGACCGACATGTTTGATCTGCTGGGTAAGTAG